The following coding sequences are from one Armatimonadota bacterium window:
- a CDS encoding prepilin-type N-terminal cleavage/methylation domain-containing protein gives MRICRDERGLTLVELLLAVVTLAVVLGTLFTATSGMARTWTVGQHRVGIQQAGRASLDWMIRRIRLAGQGYDRQHATCLPFYKEATPTKFAFLADVLPGGVCGPFERLEYTLDGNRLVERMTGSDGDVLRALTPAEEVGEVTVTDLNFCYYDLDDQLAPDQTLTVIAGQETCSGSVRSDKLADIFRVKVQVRVWSPRLGERLVVASQATRRLEVLP, from the coding sequence ATGAGGATCTGCAGGGACGAGCGGGGCTTAACACTGGTGGAGCTCCTGTTGGCGGTGGTGACGCTGGCGGTGGTGCTGGGTACCCTCTTCACGGCCACGAGCGGGATGGCCCGGACCTGGACCGTGGGCCAGCACCGGGTAGGGATCCAGCAGGCGGGGCGGGCGTCCTTGGACTGGATGATCCGGCGGATCCGCCTGGCGGGCCAGGGATACGACCGCCAGCACGCGACCTGCCTTCCCTTTTACAAGGAGGCCACGCCCACGAAATTCGCCTTCCTCGCGGACGTACTCCCGGGCGGGGTGTGTGGCCCCTTCGAGCGCCTGGAGTACACCCTGGACGGCAACCGCCTCGTGGAGCGTATGACGGGAAGCGATGGCGACGTGTTGCGGGCCCTCACCCCCGCGGAGGAGGTGGGGGAGGTCACGGTCACCGACCTCAATTTCTGCTATTACGATCTGGACGATCAGCTGGCCCCGGACCAGACCCTCACCGTGATCGCCGGCCAGGAAACCTGCTCCGGTTCGGTTCGGTCCGATAAGCTGGCGGACATCTTCCGCGTGAAGGTTCAGGTGCGGGTGTGGAGCCCGCGGCTGGGAGAGAGGCTGGTGGTGGCGAGTCAGGCCACGCGGAGGCTGGAGGTGCTGCCGTGA
- the pilM gene encoding type IV pilus assembly protein PilM, translating to MARTPVGLDIGAAAIKVVELMRGRDGYRIARLGSVRTPVGSLLEGAVVDPQKLGAAVRTALEEAGIRHRRVVTALGSRAAVVREIQVPQMPEEELRSAVRFEAERYLPVAGEDLRVDHQVVEEIEEGTRKQLSVLFAAARAGVVDGLVRALQLAGLGAEVLEVTTFALARVFRQEAKEGPVLVADIGADTTEIVIVQGDRLHLSRTLVTGGNTLTRAVAAALDLEPDAAEIVKEEKAVAPVGALPMEDPTAARVSEAISPVLADIVTELRRSAEFFLTRSGGREIRKVLLAGGTARIPNLATFFADELGLPVEVGDVFRYYPTERPIQDTGPAFAAATGLALRGLEE from the coding sequence ATGGCACGCACTCCCGTAGGGCTGGACATCGGGGCCGCCGCCATCAAGGTGGTGGAGCTGATGCGGGGGCGGGACGGCTACCGGATCGCGCGCCTCGGCAGTGTCCGCACTCCCGTGGGGTCGCTGCTGGAGGGGGCGGTGGTGGACCCCCAGAAGTTGGGCGCGGCCGTCCGCACAGCTCTCGAGGAGGCCGGAATCCGCCACCGCCGGGTGGTTACGGCCCTCGGGAGCCGGGCCGCGGTGGTTCGGGAGATCCAGGTTCCCCAGATGCCGGAGGAAGAGCTCCGCAGCGCGGTCCGGTTCGAGGCGGAGCGCTACCTGCCCGTGGCCGGGGAAGACCTGCGGGTGGACCACCAGGTGGTGGAGGAGATTGAGGAGGGTACCCGCAAGCAACTCAGCGTGCTCTTCGCGGCTGCCCGGGCCGGCGTGGTGGACGGCCTTGTACGGGCCCTGCAGCTGGCGGGCTTGGGAGCAGAGGTGTTGGAGGTCACCACCTTCGCCCTGGCCCGGGTCTTCCGGCAGGAGGCGAAGGAGGGGCCGGTTCTTGTGGCGGACATCGGCGCGGACACCACGGAGATCGTCATCGTCCAGGGCGATCGCCTCCACCTCTCCCGCACCCTGGTGACGGGGGGCAACACCCTCACCCGGGCCGTCGCCGCAGCCCTGGACCTGGAGCCGGATGCCGCGGAGATCGTGAAGGAGGAGAAGGCCGTAGCACCTGTGGGGGCCCTGCCCATGGAGGACCCCACCGCTGCGCGGGTGAGCGAGGCCATCTCCCCGGTTCTCGCGGACATCGTGACGGAGCTGCGGCGGAGCGCGGAGTTCTTCCTGACGCGGTCGGGCGGCCGGGAGATCCGGAAGGTGTTGCTGGCGGGCGGGACCGCCCGGATCCCGAACCTTGCGACCTTCTTCGCGGATGAACTGGGTCTCCCGGTAGAGGTGGGGGATGTGTTCCGGTACTACCCCACGGAGCGGCCGATCCAGGATACGGGTCCGGCCTTCGCGGCGGCTACAGGGCTTGCCCTGAGGGGGTTGGAGGAATGA
- a CDS encoding PilN domain-containing protein: MSIRINLLAPERRRRRVTPVMVGVGVLAALVLVGAVVAVVMQMRVASGRAQLARLRAEVDRLRPEAQEVERMRRVVEGLRRREALVRQFFASQIPAAEAILDLSLSIPQDSWITLFAVQGGRAVQIEGVTARDNESIALFLVNLERTPHFENMDLQVSELQRIGTQDVLRFTLTGALSGGPPPTLPGGETQ, from the coding sequence ATGAGCATCCGCATCAACCTGCTGGCTCCCGAGCGGAGGCGGCGGCGCGTCACGCCCGTGATGGTAGGCGTCGGGGTTCTCGCGGCCCTGGTGCTGGTCGGAGCGGTGGTGGCGGTGGTGATGCAGATGCGGGTGGCCTCGGGCCGGGCACAGCTGGCGCGGCTGCGGGCGGAAGTGGACCGGCTGCGGCCTGAAGCGCAGGAGGTGGAGCGGATGCGCCGGGTGGTGGAGGGGCTGCGCCGGCGGGAAGCCCTCGTCCGGCAGTTCTTCGCCTCCCAGATTCCCGCCGCGGAGGCCATCCTGGACCTCAGCCTCTCCATCCCGCAGGATTCCTGGATCACCCTGTTCGCGGTTCAGGGAGGCCGGGCGGTGCAGATCGAGGGGGTCACGGCCCGGGACAACGAGTCCATCGCCCTCTTCCTGGTGAACCTGGAGCGGACCCCACACTTCGAGAACATGGACCTCCAGGTGAGCGAGCTCCAGCGCATCGGCACGCAGGACGTGCTGCGGTTCACCCTCACGGGCGCCCTCTCAGGAGGCCCGCCGCCCACGCTGCCGGGAGGAGAGACGCAGTGA
- the pilO gene encoding type 4a pilus biogenesis protein PilO → MTLRPREQVLLLVAASLGILVGFYYLVYLPRSAELRRLEGEVQKVTAEQQRLSALVASRPEVEREFNEVRGRLAELEAKLPPAREIPTLLVQLEQTVRQSRARITLIRPGPLAAPTPPPGPRPGGQRPQEPQAPSYQQFSVELGARGDYEALVDFLQRLQNFPRLLVLSEVRLSPAEQPRPGQAPVLQLSVRATTYVLPETEAKP, encoded by the coding sequence GTGACCCTGCGGCCTCGGGAGCAGGTTCTTCTCCTGGTGGCGGCGTCGCTTGGGATCCTCGTGGGGTTCTACTACCTCGTGTACCTGCCCCGGAGCGCTGAGCTGCGGCGGCTGGAGGGAGAGGTCCAAAAGGTCACCGCGGAGCAGCAGCGCCTGAGCGCCCTCGTAGCTTCCCGGCCGGAGGTGGAGCGGGAGTTCAACGAGGTGCGGGGGAGGCTCGCAGAGTTGGAGGCGAAGCTCCCGCCTGCCCGGGAGATCCCGACGCTGCTGGTGCAGCTGGAGCAGACCGTGCGGCAGTCCCGGGCCCGGATTACCCTGATCCGCCCCGGACCGCTCGCGGCGCCGACGCCACCGCCCGGCCCGCGGCCCGGAGGGCAGCGCCCGCAGGAACCCCAGGCACCCTCCTACCAACAGTTCTCCGTGGAGCTGGGCGCCCGAGGGGACTACGAGGCCCTGGTGGATTTCCTACAGCGGCTGCAGAACTTCCCGCGGCTCCTGGTGCTCTCCGAGGTGCGCCTGAGCCCCGCGGAGCAGCCGCGGCCCGGGCAGGCTCCTGTTCTGCAGCTCTCCGTGCGCGCCACTACCTACGTCCTCCCCGAGACGGAGGCGAAGCCGTGA
- a CDS encoding AMIN domain-containing protein, translating into MTQRTSALALTLTLVLGLAGTVIPAAPPVQVTEVSLKGTEGSLELTIRASGPVQYRLVDWAGKPAGLVVLDIQEATLAVPAGDLPLRHPSIVRARINQQDATTVRLAIELREPRVVQVRLAQDRKGVVVAFGEPVRQPVLHVIRGVRIGQTNGAVRVEVIADGPFTFREVSWAGKPATLVVVDLVGVQLAGGSRRIPGDGAIREVRLGEQGSGVVRLVVDLREHRPVQLVRESGGRRLAVVLPGATLTGTTGSPQAQAPRRAQAPSAPAPTPPPGPTRECFDDLQPRPGPQVPNQRRFTLSFLNERLAVILTAIARLTGVNIVVSPEAGERRLTIRLLNVTLREALDLVTRPLGLAYVLVDRNVLVVPADQVPPEAAVVCHYRLRYARAEDVARVVTPLLFGERLAPPAPTIVQVGPTPPPTPTPAPTPVVVRTQVTVDRATNSLLVVASRSDQARVWEIIRRLDIPEAQPTPPPPSPPPPTRVTRVYRLQWIFVDERPRAGAEAERILVPIGPPDPGAALVAMVRQHAGLRAEDVTFDYRQNAIVVTATEEQHRLIQDLLAQIDVPGDQLLIEASVLDINLSDLKDLGVEWSNILTLPFAELEPNPGQILFNPITRGPLNFQAVLRLLLEQNRARVMANPRVVTRDGQPATVLVGDRIEITLPGTGPQGQAIAVTRTIEVGVRLNITPKINPEGDITLRILTDVSSLAAPPTPQLVHIRTRQAATTLRVQEGSPVVLAGLIQNEERRRVVKVPVLGDIPVIGSLFRSERTEQVNTEIVFIITPRRLPRVLAPPTPAPSPSPQPAP; encoded by the coding sequence ATGACGCAACGCACATCCGCCCTCGCGCTCACGCTTACCCTGGTCCTGGGGCTTGCGGGAACCGTGATCCCTGCTGCTCCGCCCGTGCAGGTGACGGAGGTATCCCTGAAGGGAACGGAGGGGAGCCTGGAACTGACGATCCGGGCCAGCGGGCCCGTGCAGTACCGGCTGGTGGACTGGGCAGGCAAACCCGCGGGACTTGTGGTTCTGGACATCCAGGAGGCCACCCTGGCGGTTCCGGCGGGCGATCTGCCGCTCCGGCATCCGTCCATCGTCCGAGCCCGCATCAACCAGCAGGACGCTACCACGGTGCGCCTTGCCATCGAGCTCCGGGAGCCCCGGGTGGTACAGGTGCGGCTCGCACAGGATCGGAAGGGGGTGGTGGTGGCCTTCGGGGAACCTGTCCGCCAGCCCGTCCTGCACGTCATCCGGGGCGTGCGGATTGGCCAGACAAATGGCGCGGTGCGGGTGGAGGTGATTGCGGACGGCCCCTTCACCTTTCGGGAGGTCTCGTGGGCCGGAAAGCCCGCGACCCTGGTGGTCGTGGACCTCGTGGGCGTGCAGCTGGCCGGCGGTTCCCGCCGGATCCCGGGAGATGGCGCGATCCGAGAGGTTCGGCTGGGAGAACAGGGAAGCGGCGTGGTGCGGCTCGTGGTGGACCTCCGGGAGCATAGGCCGGTTCAGCTGGTGCGGGAATCGGGAGGGAGAAGGCTTGCGGTGGTGCTCCCCGGCGCAACCCTGACGGGCACCACCGGAAGTCCTCAAGCCCAGGCTCCGCGCCGGGCGCAGGCTCCCTCCGCTCCGGCCCCCACGCCACCGCCCGGTCCTACCCGGGAGTGCTTCGACGACCTCCAGCCGAGGCCGGGGCCTCAGGTCCCGAACCAGCGGCGCTTTACCCTCTCCTTCCTCAATGAACGGCTGGCGGTGATCCTCACCGCCATTGCCCGCCTCACGGGTGTGAACATCGTGGTGAGCCCGGAGGCCGGGGAGCGGCGGTTGACCATCCGGCTGCTGAACGTAACCCTGCGGGAGGCCTTGGATCTCGTCACCCGGCCCCTGGGATTAGCGTACGTCCTCGTGGACCGGAACGTGCTCGTAGTGCCCGCCGACCAGGTGCCGCCGGAGGCGGCGGTGGTGTGCCACTACCGGTTGCGATACGCGCGCGCGGAGGATGTGGCGCGGGTCGTTACCCCGCTTCTGTTCGGAGAACGGCTGGCCCCGCCCGCGCCCACCATTGTGCAGGTGGGTCCCACGCCTCCGCCCACACCTACGCCCGCGCCCACGCCGGTCGTTGTCCGCACGCAGGTGACGGTGGATCGGGCCACCAATAGCCTCCTCGTGGTGGCCTCCCGGTCGGACCAGGCCCGGGTGTGGGAGATCATCCGGCGGCTGGACATCCCGGAAGCGCAGCCGACCCCGCCGCCGCCGAGCCCCCCACCCCCAACCCGGGTCACCCGGGTGTACCGGCTTCAGTGGATCTTCGTGGACGAGCGGCCGCGGGCAGGGGCGGAGGCGGAGCGGATTCTAGTCCCCATCGGACCACCGGATCCCGGCGCCGCGCTGGTGGCCATGGTCCGCCAGCACGCGGGCCTCCGGGCGGAGGACGTGACTTTCGACTACCGACAGAACGCCATCGTGGTGACCGCGACGGAGGAGCAGCACCGGCTCATTCAAGATCTCCTGGCCCAGATTGACGTGCCGGGGGACCAGCTCCTCATCGAGGCCAGCGTGCTGGACATCAACCTGAGCGACCTCAAGGACCTGGGGGTGGAGTGGAGCAACATCCTGACCTTGCCCTTCGCCGAGCTTGAGCCCAACCCAGGCCAGATCCTCTTCAACCCCATCACCCGAGGCCCTCTGAACTTCCAGGCCGTTCTCCGGCTCCTCCTGGAGCAGAACCGGGCCCGGGTGATGGCGAACCCCCGGGTGGTGACCCGGGACGGGCAGCCAGCCACGGTTCTGGTGGGCGATCGGATCGAGATCACCCTGCCCGGCACGGGCCCTCAAGGCCAGGCCATCGCGGTTACCCGCACCATTGAAGTAGGCGTCCGTCTCAACATCACCCCGAAGATCAATCCGGAAGGGGACATCACGCTGCGGATCCTCACGGATGTGAGCTCGCTCGCCGCTCCGCCCACCCCGCAACTGGTGCACATCCGTACCCGACAGGCGGCCACCACCCTGCGGGTGCAGGAAGGGAGTCCCGTTGTGCTCGCGGGCCTCATCCAGAACGAGGAGCGGCGGCGGGTGGTGAAAGTACCCGTGCTGGGAGACATCCCGGTGATCGGGTCGCTCTTCCGGAGTGAGCGGACCGAGCAGGTCAACACGGAGATCGTGTTCATCATCACCCCCCGGCGACTGCCGAGGGTGCTGGCCCCGCCGACGCCGGCTCCCAGCCCCTCGCCTCAGCCGGCGCCATAG